GGCCGGACTCCTGGTTCGCGCAACGACATGGTGCGCTCCTCTCGGGTGATCGTGACGTAGGCCACTGTCGCGATCCGCCCCTGCATCGGGCAACGACACCGCGCACCCGGCTTCGAACGAGGTGGTGCATCGTGCACTCCGGATTCGCTGCGGAAGGCCATGACTCGTCTCGCCAGGCATTGACGACGGGTATGCCCCACGTCATACTCGGTCAAACGATCAAGTCAAGCGAACATATTTGGCGAACCGCGCGGAAGGACCGGCCGAGGTGGCATTGGAGAGTTCGAGACTCGCCTTCGAGCGGGCGAAGCGCAGCGTCGGCGGGGGAGTGGGGTCGGGGCTACGGGCTTCGATGAAGCCACACCCCCTCTTCGTTCGTGAGGCGCGCGGTGCGCACGTCTGGGATCTGGACGGAGACCGGTACGTCGACTACGTGATGGCCTGGGGCCCAATACTGTTGGGGCACAGCGACCCTCGAGTGGTCGAGGCGGTACGTGAGGTCGCGACCCGGATGCAGGTCGTCGGCACCAGCCACGAGCTGGAGTACCTCGCCGCCGAAGGGGTGCTCGCGGCAGTACCGCACGGCGAACGGCTGCTCTGGAGCAACACCGGGACCGAGGCCGTGCAGGTCGCCCTGCGCCTTGCCCGAGCCGCGACCGGTCGGCGCCGGGTGCTCAAATTCGCTCGTAGCTATCACGGTTGGCACGACAGTGTGTATGCCGGCCTCGACGAATCCGACAGCGGCAAGCCGGCCCTGCCGGCCAGCAAGGGGCAGTCGCCCAGTGCACTGGACGATCTGCTGGTCGCGACGTTCAACGACGTCGCGATGGCCGGCCGCCTGCTCGGCGAGGCGGTGGAGCGCGACATCGCGGCGGTCCTGATCGACCCGATCCTCAGCAATGGCGGCGTCGAGGCCCCGGCCCCGGATTTCTTGCCCACCCTGAGGTCGCTGTGTGACAGGCACGGGGTCGTGCTGATCTTCGACGAGGTGATCGCCGGTTTCCGGATCGCGCGCGGGGGCGCGGCCGAGAAGTACGGCGTACCACCGGACCTCTCCGTCTTCGGCAAGGCGATGGCCGGCGGGTTCACCCAGAGCGCCGTCGTCGGCCGCGCCGACCTCGTGGACCAGGTCACCTCCGGTGTGGTCCACGCCGGCACCTTCAACTCCAACCCGATCGCGCTGGCTGCTGTCGCGGCGACCATGACCGCCCTGGCCGAGCCCGGTCTCTACGAGGCACTGGAGGCGACCTCCGCAGCTTTCGAACGGGCCGTCGGCGGCGTGCTCGCCGAGGAGCCCGGGGGCGGCGCCCTCCACCGGGTCGGGTCGCTGCTGCAGTACGTTCCCAGTGGCGGCGGCACCGGCCTGCACGGCACCGGTGGCCTGTGGGAACTCATCCTCGCGGGCATGCTGCGCGAGGGCTTCCTGTTCATGCCCTCGGGAAAGGTCTTCCTCTCCGCGGCGCACTCCGCTTCCGACGTCCGGGCGACCGCCGAGGCGCTCTCGACAGTGCTGGGCCGGCTCCGAGCTACGCGGACGTGACCGACGGTCGGGGTAGTCTTCGACATGTTCATCTGACTGAGTCGAAGGGGAGAATCGGCGTGCCACACGTCCCCACAGAGGTCCGGCGCCAGCAGTTCATCGATGCGGCCATCACGGTGATCGCTCGAGACGGTGTCGATGGTGCAACCACTCGACGGATCGCCGACGAGGCGGCGGCACCGCTGGCAACCCTGCACTACTGTTTCCAGACCAAGGAGAACCTGCTCTGGGCAGTCTTCCAGAGTCTCGCGGACACCGTGCGAATCAACGTGGAGAAGGTCACCGGGCCCGGCCAGGCAACTGCTGCCATCGCGACCCGACTGCTCGCCGAGGCGGTCCGTTGGGGCATCGACAACCCGGCCGCCACCCGTGCCCAGATCGAGATCCTGTTGTGGGCCGAGCGCAACGATCGGGCCTTCGCCGTCCGGGTCTACGACATGTTCATCGATTCGTGGAAGGGCTACCTGGCTGGAGCGAGGACCCCGCTTCCGGACGAGGAGCTCGAGACGGTCACGCGGATGATCGTGGCCATGCTCGACGGTCTCTCCTTGCAGCTGTTCACCCATGGCGACACGGAGCGAGCGTTGCGCGAGGCGGCGACCGCCGAAGCGATGCTGACGGCATACCTGCGTCGACGGCGTCGCTGACAGCGGGTTGCTCGACAGCGGGGTGGTGACGGCGAGTCCGTCACCACCCTTTCTGGACGTCCGGGCCGTACGGCTGGAACCCATTGCGCGAAAGGCCTTGTGACACAAGTCACTCAGCAATATGATCAAACGACTAAGTCGTATGAACAAAGACGCGAGGACCCGCCATGACCAACCTCCGGCCCACGAACGAGGCACCGCCCGTTCGCTGTGTGTCTGCGCCAGCGAACAAGCGAGCGATGATCGGAATCGGCGCGTTGCTGGTCATGCTGACCAATGCGATCGTCTTCCTCCTTCCGCCGCTGCTGCCCACCATCCAGGATCAGTACGGCCTCACGACCGTCGCCGAGACGACCTGGCTGTACACGGCGCTCACCCTCGGCGGCGGAGTCAGCTTCATCCTGTTGCCGCGGGTCGCGGACATCTACGGCGACCGCAATGCGGCGGTGATCGCATCAGCCCTTCTCGTGGCGGGTGCCACCATCCCCGCGATCGGCGACTCGTATCCCACACTGCTGATCGGCTCGGTCATCATGGGCTTCGGTGGTGCGGCGCAGTTGCTGCCGCTCGGCTTCCTGCGCCGCAACCTCGGGGACAGCGGTCTGACCATTGCCGTGGCCGTGCTGGTCATCGCCACGGGGATCGGCATCGTCCTGGGGATGATCGGTGGCGGGTACACGGTCGAGCACCTCTCGTTGCGCGACATCTTCATCTTCCTCGCCGTGGCCGCTGTCGCGACGACGGTGATCGCGTTCCTGGCCATCCCGCACGCTCCGCCGGCCGAGCCGACGGGACGCATCGGTGTGCTCGGGACGGTGTGGATGATCGCCTGGGTCGCGGCGATCCTGCTGGCGCTGACCCAGGGCCTCGTGTGGGGCACCGGCGCGCTGATCCCGCTGGCGCTCGGCATCATCGGCGGGGTCGCGTGGATGCGGGTTGAGCGGCGCTCGCCGGCTGCGGTGTTCGACGCGGCCGTGCTGAAAGCCCCGTTCGTCGTCGCCGCCTCGACCTGCGTCGGTCTGTTCGCCGCTGTCAACGCGGCATTCCTGTTGCTGCTGAGCGCCTTCGCCCAGGTCGCACCGTCGACGTTGCCGGCCGGCAAGGGTTACGGCCTCGGTCTCAGTGCACTGCAGACCGGGTTGCTCATGCTGCCGTTCGCTCTCACCTTCCTCGTCGGCAGTGTCATCGCGGACGGTCCGGCCAACCGCGGTCGTGGCGGTCCGGTGCTGATCCTGGGCGCGTGCACCTGCATCTCCGGGTTCGCCTTCTTGGCCTTCGCCCACGACCGCGTGTGGGAATACCTCGTCGGGGCAGCCATGGTCGGGCTCGGCTGCAGCATCGGATACGCCGCCGGATTCACCCTCGTTCAGCTCGCCGTGCCGGAAGCAAAGGCGGGGATGGCGGCCGGTGTCGCCGGCACGGCGATGGCGGTCGGCTTCGCCTTCGGCACCGCGCTGGTGACCGGCGTCCTCAGCGCGTCGGTCCTGCCGGTCTCGGGCTCCACCACCGAGGTGGCCGCCAAGAGCCTGTACGGCGACAGCTATTGGGTCGCCGCAGTGCTCGCCGGCTTCATCGTGCTCACTGTGGTGCGGTCGCGCGCTCGGGCCACACGGCGTGGGGGCGTCGCCGTCGTGTGACGGGCGATGCTGTCGATCGCCTTCGGGACGTGCTGCAGGTCCGTGCTCAAGGCGGTTCACATATTGAACTAGGTCTACAGAAGTGCGCGTGGCCGTGATGACGTCGCGGCCCGGTCGCATCAAACAGATCGTCGACATCGACCCACCCGACTCGACCCTTGGCGGCGACCGGCGTTCGACCCCCGAATTCGTCGAGCAGCGGCACCACATCTGGCAGCTGTTGCAGGACGAGGTCGCCGGAAGCCGCCAGACCGTCGCCGCACACTGAGGAGAACAACCATGAGCCAGACGCTCACCCCCATCGATCCCGCGCTACGGCACGGACCCGAGGCCGCCCCGGTCCAGGGCAGCACACCGATCACCACACGCGTCGGGCGCCCGCTCGCGTGGGCCGGTCGCGGCGCCGCGACGGTCGCCAAACGCGTTGCCGCCATCGGCGTGTTCCTCGTGCTGTGGCAGGTCGCCCCGAAGCTCGGCTGGGTGGAGGAAGCCTTCCTGCCGCCGTTCACGACGGTGCTGGACGCCCTGGTCGACCTGGCCCGATCGGGCGTCCTGTGGACCGACATCTCGGCCAGCCTGCACCGATCGCTCGCCGGGTTCGCCATCGCGATCGCCATCGGCATACCACTCGGCCTGCTCATCGCGTGGTACCGCACACTGTCGGAGATCCTCAACCCGTTGCTGATCATCTTCCTGAACACGGCTGCGGTCGCACTGATCCCGGTGTTCACGCTGATCCTCGGCATCGGTGATTTCTCCAAGATCATGATCATCGCCTACGCGTGCTTCTGGACCGTCCTGTACAACACGATCAGCGGCGCCCGCGACGTCGACCCGCTGCTCATCCGGTCGGCCAGGTCGCTCGGCCTGTCCAGCCGCAAGCTGTTCGTCAAGGTGATCCTTCCGGCGGCGGCGCCGGCCATCTTCACCGGCATCCGGCTGGCAGGGGCGGTGTCGATGCTCGTCCTGGTCACCAGCGAATTCGTCGGCGCCAAAGCAGGTCTCGGCTATGTGATCATCGCTTCACAGAACAACTTCCAGATCCCGCAGATGTATGCCGGCATCGTCACGATCTCGGTCATCGGCCTCGCCTTCAACTACCTGCTCGTCCTCGCGGAGCGCCGGTTCTCCCGCTGGCGCGTCTGACCGACCGATCCACCACCCACTCATCCCGAACCACCCGAAAGGACGCATCATGACCGCTCAGCTCGACACCTTCACCACCGACTCCATCGCCACCCGGGCCGTGCCGCTGCCCGACTACGACCACATCGAGGTCCGCAAGGTCGGTGACCACATCGGCGCCCAGATCGGCGGCGTCACGATCGGCGCGGATGTCCCACCCGCACAGGTCGCCGAGATCAAGGCCGCGCTGGCTGCCCATCAGGTGATCTTCTTCCGCGGCCAGCACCACGCCGACGACGCCGACCAGCGGGCCTTCGCCGCCCTGCTCGGAACACTCACCAAACCGCACCCCACGGTCGCGGGGGACGGCGACGCGGTCCTGCTGATCGACTCCGATCACAGCAAGGCCAACAGCTGGCACACCGATGTCACCTTCGTGGACCGCATCCCCTCGGCGTCACTGCTGCGGGCGGTCGAGCTGCCGCCATACGGTGGCACGACGGTGTGGGCGAACACCACCCGGGCCTACGCACAACTCCACCCGGCGCTGCAAGCACTCGCCGACCGGCTCTGGGCGGTCCACTCCAACCTGTACGACTACGCCGCCGAGCACGACGAGAAGCGCCTCGGCGGGATCGACGTCAAGGAGACGGCATACCGGGAGGAGTTCCGGCACCTGGAGTTCGAGACCGAACACCCCGTCGTGCGCATCCACCCGGTCACCGGTGAGCGCACGCTGTTCCTGGGCCACTTCATCCAGCACTTCGTCGGGCTGACCCGCGACGACTCACAGGACCTCTTCCGGCTGTTCCAGCGGCACGTCACCCGGCTGGACAACACCGTTCGGTGGAACTGGCGCGAGGGCGACCTCGCGGTGTGGGACAACCAGGCGACCCAGCACTATGCGGTCGACGACTACGACGCCCGTGAGCACCGCCGACTGCATCGCATCACCCTGGCCGGAGAGGTGCCGGTGAGCATCGATGGTGTGCGGAGCTCGACCCGTAAGGGGGACGCGAGTCACTACTCACCCATCGCGTCCTTCGCCTCCTGATCGAATGCCGACGCCGGGTGGACAGGACTCAGTCATGATCACGACCGCAGCCGGACCACGAGTGGTGGTGGTCGGGGCGGGAGCCGCAGGTGCGCTGATGACGCTGCACCTGGCCCGCGCCGCCGCACAACGATCGTCGGGTCTCGACGTCGTGGTGGTCGACCCGGTCAGCACGCTCGGTGCCGGGACCGCGTTCGGAACGCGCGACGAGGCGCATCTGCTGAACGTGCCGGCGGCGGGTATGAGTGCCCTGCCCGAGGACCCCGCGCACTTCGTCGCATGGCGGCGGCGGACTTGCGCGGAGACCGCGGGCCCGGACGAGTTCGCACCGCGGCGCAGTTACGCGCAGTACCTCGACCACACGGTGCGTTCCGCGCTGGCCAACGCCGAAGGGCGGGTGCGCCTCAGGGTGCGCGCGGGCACCGCGGTGCAGCTCGACCGGCGGGCCCGGAGCGTGCTGGTCGGTCTGGACGACGGCACCCGGATCCAGGCCGATGCCGTGGTGCTGGCAACCGGGCTCAGCAGGCCGGGGTTCTCCTGGGCACCCGACGAGCTGGTGCGCAGCGACTTCTTCATCGCCGATCCGTGGGTCCCCGGGGCGCTGGACGTGGTGTCGCGGGACCGGACTGGTCCGGCGGACGTGCTGCTGGTGGGAACCGGCCTGACCATGGTCGACATCGCGGCGACCCTCGGTCAGCGGCCTCGGAAGGGCCGGGTGCTGCACGCGATCAGCCGGTCCGGTGTGCGGCCCCACCGGCACGCGGCCGTGATCGCACCGCCGGTCATCCCGGATGTGGCGGACTGGGGGAGCAGTATTGCCGAGCTGCGCCGGCGGATGGCCGCCCACATCAGTCACGTCGAGGCGACCACCGGCGACTGGCGGCCCGGCGTCGACGGTTTGCGGCACCAGCTGAGCACCTTGTGGTCGCGCCTCAGCGAGTCGGACCGCATGGCGTTCCTGGCCGAGGATGCGGGCGCGTGGAACCGCATGCGGCACCGCATGCCACCGCGAAGCGCCGAGGCATTGGACGGGCTGCTGCAGAGTCGACGGTTGACCGTGAATGCCGCGACGGTGCAACGGGTTCGGGCGTTGGCCGGTGGTGGTCTGCACGTCACGTTGGATGACGGATCCGAGCGCGACGTCGGCTGGGTGATCAACGCCACGGGCCCTCGCACCGACATCCGCGCATGGAACAACCCGCTCGTCGACAACCTTCTCCGGACCCGTACCGGCGGTGTGCGATTCGGTGTCGTCAGCACGGCCGGGCTGGGTCTGCGGACCCGTGCAGGGCGCCTGGTCGACTCCCGGGGGCGTACCACCGCGCCGGTGTGGGCCCTGGGTGCACTGCTGCGCGGTGACCTGTGGGAGTCCACCGCGATCCCCGAGATCCGCATGCAGGCCCACGCACTCGCCACGGCCGTCCTGGATCGGCTCGACGCGGTCGGCGGCCCCGATCAGTGGCCGACGGACCCGCGGCGCAGCACCAGCGTCGTCACGAGATGCCAGACCATCGACGTGAAGACGATGACCCATGCGGCCAGCGCCACCCACGCCATCACCGAGCCGATGTCGCCCACGATCGGCAGGTGATCGACGTGGCCGAGATAGTACGACGCCACTGCGTACATGCCAAGCGGGAAGATGATGCTCCACAGCGTTGCGTCATACACCAACGGGATGCGGTGCGTGATGTGCCGCCACCACGCTGCCGCGAACAGCACCGGGATCAGCCAGGTGCCGAACACCCAGAAGATCACTGAGGATCCGGCGATGAGGCCGCGTGTTGCGGCCACCATCGGCGCGTCCGCCATCTGCACGATCCGGGCACCGGCGAGCACCGTGATCGCGGTGGCACCCATCGCCACCCAGTAGACGGGAGTGAAATCGGCGGGCTCCAGCTTGTAGAGCAACAACCGCGCGATGACGAGCACCGCGACGGCGGCATACAGGAAGGCACCGACGCCCCACGAGAAGACGGCGACCAGCGCGAAGACCCGGCGACCGGTGTGCATCGTGGGTTCCAGTGCGGCAGTGAGCACGGCGACCGACTGGCTGGCCACCACCCAGATGAACCAGGAGCCGTTGGCGCCACCGAGCGCGGGGCGGACCGATGGGTTGAGCACGGCCGTCCAGGGGATGACGTAACCCAGCACGAACCAGGTCAGGGCGCCGATCGCCAGGAGGCAGATCGCCGGCGTCCGGAACCCCTCCAGTGCCGCTCGCGCGCCGACCACGTCGGTGGCCGCGACGAACGTGAAGAAGCCGAAACCCCTTCGTGGGTCCGTGAAGTCGGCGCGCAGCAGGCGCCAATAGGCGGTGATGCGCCAGCAGTGCAGCGCCGCGAGCACGACCCAACTGGCGATCGCCAGGGCGAACATGACGCGCGACAACGCATGGTGTCCGTTGTCCCACATGGCGATCGAGATGATGCCGGTGCCCATGACCAGCGCGAAGTAGCCCGGGTTGAGTGTGGCGACGGCAGCCGAGATCGCGGCACGGAGGCTGCCCCGCGGACCGGTCATCGGCTTATGCCTGACCCCGGACCGCGGAGATGATGAGCCCGATCGGGGTCGTCACCACAAGGATCGCGACCACGACCCGAAACCCGTACAGCAGCCACGTGTTCGTGGTTCGTGCTCCGCGGCTGGCCCACATGAACAGCACCAGGGACACGAGCATCAACACGCCGCCGAGGTCGACGATGACCGTCCGACCCACGAGGGTGCCGACCAGCACTGCGACGTTCGCCAGGTTGTAGGTGAGGACCTGCGCGGCGATCGTCCGCGACGACGGCGGCTCCGGCGCCAGCAGTGCCTGCGCGACCCCTAGTGCGAGCTGGGCGATCCCGACGACCAGGACGAGATACGCGACGGCCCAGGACGCGGTGTAGTTCGCGTTGGGTGCGCTCGCAGCGGAGACCGCGCCACCGAGAACGATGCCGACAGCGGCGATGACCGTGAACGGGACGGCGCTGCGTATCCCGCTCGGCAGGTGTGCTGACTCACTCATCGTGGTCCACGGTAATGCGCCCGGCTGGATCCCCATTCGCCAGCCCGAACCGACCGGTAGCCGAGCCGACCGGCGGTAGCGTCGAAAGATGGATGACGACGAGGGCGTAGGACTGGGCAAGTTCGAACACGCGGATCGTGGTCTGAAACGAAGTATGTCGCTGACGCAGCTGCTCTTCCTCGGAGTGAGCGCGCAGATCGGTTCCGGTTGGCTGTTCG
This genomic window from Flexivirga oryzae contains:
- a CDS encoding TauD/TfdA dioxygenase family protein yields the protein MTAQLDTFTTDSIATRAVPLPDYDHIEVRKVGDHIGAQIGGVTIGADVPPAQVAEIKAALAAHQVIFFRGQHHADDADQRAFAALLGTLTKPHPTVAGDGDAVLLIDSDHSKANSWHTDVTFVDRIPSASLLRAVELPPYGGTTVWANTTRAYAQLHPALQALADRLWAVHSNLYDYAAEHDEKRLGGIDVKETAYREEFRHLEFETEHPVVRIHPVTGERTLFLGHFIQHFVGLTRDDSQDLFRLFQRHVTRLDNTVRWNWREGDLAVWDNQATQHYAVDDYDAREHRRLHRITLAGEVPVSIDGVRSSTRKGDASHYSPIASFAS
- a CDS encoding tellurite resistance/C4-dicarboxylate transporter family protein, with the protein product MTGPRGSLRAAISAAVATLNPGYFALVMGTGIISIAMWDNGHHALSRVMFALAIASWVVLAALHCWRITAYWRLLRADFTDPRRGFGFFTFVAATDVVGARAALEGFRTPAICLLAIGALTWFVLGYVIPWTAVLNPSVRPALGGANGSWFIWVVASQSVAVLTAALEPTMHTGRRVFALVAVFSWGVGAFLYAAVAVLVIARLLLYKLEPADFTPVYWVAMGATAITVLAGARIVQMADAPMVAATRGLIAGSSVIFWVFGTWLIPVLFAAAWWRHITHRIPLVYDATLWSIIFPLGMYAVASYYLGHVDHLPIVGDIGSVMAWVALAAWVIVFTSMVWHLVTTLVLRRGSVGH
- a CDS encoding TetR family transcriptional regulator codes for the protein MPHVPTEVRRQQFIDAAITVIARDGVDGATTRRIADEAAAPLATLHYCFQTKENLLWAVFQSLADTVRINVEKVTGPGQATAAIATRLLAEAVRWGIDNPAATRAQIEILLWAERNDRAFAVRVYDMFIDSWKGYLAGARTPLPDEELETVTRMIVAMLDGLSLQLFTHGDTERALREAATAEAMLTAYLRRRRR
- a CDS encoding aspartate aminotransferase family protein — protein: MKPHPLFVREARGAHVWDLDGDRYVDYVMAWGPILLGHSDPRVVEAVREVATRMQVVGTSHELEYLAAEGVLAAVPHGERLLWSNTGTEAVQVALRLARAATGRRRVLKFARSYHGWHDSVYAGLDESDSGKPALPASKGQSPSALDDLLVATFNDVAMAGRLLGEAVERDIAAVLIDPILSNGGVEAPAPDFLPTLRSLCDRHGVVLIFDEVIAGFRIARGGAAEKYGVPPDLSVFGKAMAGGFTQSAVVGRADLVDQVTSGVVHAGTFNSNPIALAAVAATMTALAEPGLYEALEATSAAFERAVGGVLAEEPGGGALHRVGSLLQYVPSGGGTGLHGTGGLWELILAGMLREGFLFMPSGKVFLSAAHSASDVRATAEALSTVLGRLRATRT
- a CDS encoding MFS transporter, translating into MIGIGALLVMLTNAIVFLLPPLLPTIQDQYGLTTVAETTWLYTALTLGGGVSFILLPRVADIYGDRNAAVIASALLVAGATIPAIGDSYPTLLIGSVIMGFGGAAQLLPLGFLRRNLGDSGLTIAVAVLVIATGIGIVLGMIGGGYTVEHLSLRDIFIFLAVAAVATTVIAFLAIPHAPPAEPTGRIGVLGTVWMIAWVAAILLALTQGLVWGTGALIPLALGIIGGVAWMRVERRSPAAVFDAAVLKAPFVVAASTCVGLFAAVNAAFLLLLSAFAQVAPSTLPAGKGYGLGLSALQTGLLMLPFALTFLVGSVIADGPANRGRGGPVLILGACTCISGFAFLAFAHDRVWEYLVGAAMVGLGCSIGYAAGFTLVQLAVPEAKAGMAAGVAGTAMAVGFAFGTALVTGVLSASVLPVSGSTTEVAAKSLYGDSYWVAAVLAGFIVLTVVRSRARATRRGGVAVV
- a CDS encoding ABC transporter permease codes for the protein MSQTLTPIDPALRHGPEAAPVQGSTPITTRVGRPLAWAGRGAATVAKRVAAIGVFLVLWQVAPKLGWVEEAFLPPFTTVLDALVDLARSGVLWTDISASLHRSLAGFAIAIAIGIPLGLLIAWYRTLSEILNPLLIIFLNTAAVALIPVFTLILGIGDFSKIMIIAYACFWTVLYNTISGARDVDPLLIRSARSLGLSSRKLFVKVILPAAAPAIFTGIRLAGAVSMLVLVTSEFVGAKAGLGYVIIASQNNFQIPQMYAGIVTISVIGLAFNYLLVLAERRFSRWRV